The Atlantibacter hermannii genomic interval CCCCAGGGTGCCGGTCGATTTGGTGACGGCATCCGCCAGCGGTCTGGACTACGGTATTTCTCCCGATGCGGCGGCCTGGCAAATTCCCCGCGTCGCCGCGGCCCGTAAAGTGAGCCCGGATACCGTTGCCCGCATGGTGGCGGCTCACACTTCAACGCCGCTATTAGGGTTTATCGGCAAACCGGTGGTCAATGTGCTGGAACTTAACCTGGCGCTGGATGCGAATAAGGACTGAAGATGACTGAGGAGCCGTCGCGCCCCGATCCCGACCGCCTGCTGGCCCGCGCTGGCGGGCATCATCGCGGCAAACTGAAAATCTTCTTCGGCGCGTGCGCCGGGGTGGGGAAAACCTACGCGATGCTGGCCGAGGCCCGGCGGCGACATGCCCAGGGGCTGGATGTGCTGGTGGGCGTGGTGGAAACACACGGACGGCAGGAAACTGCCGCGCTGGTTGAGGGATTACCGGTTCTGCCGTTAAAACGCATCGGGCACCGTGGCCGGATTGTGCCGGAATTTGACCTGGATGGCGCGCTGGCGCGTCATCCAGCGTTAATTTTGATGGATGAACTGGCCCACAGTAACGCGCCCGGCTCGCGTCATCCTAAACGCTGGCAGGACGTTGAGGAGCTTCTGGCGGCGGGCATTGATGTGTTTACCACAGTCAACGTGCAGCATCTGGAAAGCCTTAATGATGTGGTTGGCGGCGTCACCGGGATTCAGGTGCGGGAAACCGTGCCCGATCCGATCTTCGACGCCGCCGATGATGTGGTGCTGGTGGATTTACCGGCGGACGATCTGCGCCAGCGTCTGCACGAAGGCAAAGTGTATATTGCGGGTCAGGCGGAACGCGCCATTGAGCATTTCTTCCGCAAAGGCAATCTGATTGCATTGCGCGAGCTGGCGTTGCGTCGTACCGCCGATCGGGTGGACGATCAGATGCGCGCCTGGCGCGATAATCCCGGCGAGGAGAAAGTCTGGCATACCCGCGATGCGATTTTATTGTGTATAGGACGCGGCAGCGGCAATGAAAAACTGGTTCGCGCCGCCGCCCGGCTCGCCGCAAAGCTCGGCAGTGTGTGGCATGCGGTGTATGTCGAAACGCCGCGTCTGCATCGGCTGTCAGAAACCGAGCGCCGTATGATTTTGCAGGCGCTCAGCCTGGCCCAGGAGCTGGGCGCGCAAACCGCCACGCTTGCTGAGTCTGCCGAAGAAAAAGCGGTGGCGCGTTACGCCCGGGAACATAACCTGGGCAAAATCGTTATCGGTAAACGCCCGCGCCGTATTTTCTGGCGTGATACCTTTGCCGACCGCTTAAACCGCTACGCCCCTGACCTGGATGTGTTAGTCGTGGCGCTGGAAGATGCCCCTGCCCGACTGGATACCAAACCCGCTGATTTACGCAGCTATAACGAGCGCTGGCGCGTACAGCTCAAAGGCTGTGCGGTGGCGCTGGCGCTGTGTGCGCTGATTACTCTGCTGGCAAGCCGGTGGCTGATCGCCTTTGAAGCGGCGAATCTGGTGATGCTCTATTTACTGGGCGTGGTGATCGTGGCGCTGTTTTACGGGCGCTGGCCTTCGGTGCTGGCAACCTTTATCAACGTACTGAGTTTCGATCTGTTTTTCGTCAATCCGCGTGGGACGCTGGCAGTATCGGATATGCAGTATTTGCTGACCTTTGCCGTGATGCTCACCGTGGGGCTGGTGATCGGCAATCTCACTGCTGGCGTGCGCTACCAGGCGCGCGTCGCCCGCTATCGCGAGCAGCGTACCCGCTCACTGTACGAGCTCTCCAAATCGCTGGCGGTAGGCCGCACCACCCAGGATATCGCCACCACATGCAGCCAGTTCATTGATGCGACCTTTTTCGCCCGTAGCCAGATACTGCTTCCCGACGATCAGGGCATGTTGAAACCGCAGCCGGATGCCAGCGTCACTCCCTTCTGGGATGAAGCGATTGCCCGCTGGAGTTTTGATAATGGCCAGCCCGCAGGGGCCGGTACCGACACGCTCCCCGGCGTGCCGTATCAAATCGTGCCGTTACGGGCGTCAGGGAGAACGGTTGGCCTGGTCATTGTTGAACCCGACAATCTGCGTCTGTTAATGATCCCCGAGCAGCAACGCCTGCTTGAAACCTTTACCCTGCTGGCCGCCAATGCGCTCGAGCGGCTTGCCCTCACCCGCAGCGAAGAGCAGGCGCGCCTCACCAGTGAACGCGAGCAACTGCGCAACTCCCTGCTGGCGGCGCTCTCTCATGATTTACGTACGCCGCTCACGGTGCTGTTTGGGCAGGCGGAGATCCTGACGCTCGATCTGGCGAATGAAGGGTCGTCCCATGCCCGGCAGGCCAATGAAATCCGTCA includes:
- the kdpD gene encoding two-component sensor kinase, which gives rise to MTEEPSRPDPDRLLARAGGHHRGKLKIFFGACAGVGKTYAMLAEARRRHAQGLDVLVGVVETHGRQETAALVEGLPVLPLKRIGHRGRIVPEFDLDGALARHPALILMDELAHSNAPGSRHPKRWQDVEELLAAGIDVFTTVNVQHLESLNDVVGGVTGIQVRETVPDPIFDAADDVVLVDLPADDLRQRLHEGKVYIAGQAERAIEHFFRKGNLIALRELALRRTADRVDDQMRAWRDNPGEEKVWHTRDAILLCIGRGSGNEKLVRAAARLAAKLGSVWHAVYVETPRLHRLSETERRMILQALSLAQELGAQTATLAESAEEKAVARYAREHNLGKIVIGKRPRRIFWRDTFADRLNRYAPDLDVLVVALEDAPARLDTKPADLRSYNERWRVQLKGCAVALALCALITLLASRWLIAFEAANLVMLYLLGVVIVALFYGRWPSVLATFINVLSFDLFFVNPRGTLAVSDMQYLLTFAVMLTVGLVIGNLTAGVRYQARVARYREQRTRSLYELSKSLAVGRTTQDIATTCSQFIDATFFARSQILLPDDQGMLKPQPDASVTPFWDEAIARWSFDNGQPAGAGTDTLPGVPYQIVPLRASGRTVGLVIVEPDNLRLLMIPEQQRLLETFTLLAANALERLALTRSEEQARLTSEREQLRNSLLAALSHDLRTPLTVLFGQAEILTLDLANEGSSHARQANEIRQHVLNTTRLVNNLLDMARIQSGGFNLQREWLTLEEVIGSALKMLEPGLAGQKIELDIPDPLQLIYVDGPLLERVLINLLENAVKYAGHQARIGIRSQVQTDSLDIEVWDTGPGIPAGQEQAIFDKFSRGNKESAIPGVGLGLAICQAIVEVHEGKIYAGNRPEGGASFHIRLPLPTPPDLPDMNEVL